The Mucilaginibacter yixingensis genome window below encodes:
- a CDS encoding FecR family protein, whose protein sequence is MFRRTGPKRYDLDSDAHLHNEQAMEAIELEMLNNIHEQIGYRPRFFSAAKIRYAVAASVLLICVGAWFFINSLYSSGKVLTASAQNGHMATISLPDGSTVWLNSGSTISYPSKFSKQREVQLLNGEAFFQIKHDEQHPFIVHYGNLHTQVLGTSFNIKYYKKLNDVRVTVVTGLVAVGDKTKSFGLLQPNKELIYHQQQKKYDTRTVNAAKVAAWRNREVNLYDVPFEDLVLNIENSYNVRLNYNRRQMKDVVVTIHFSSADDMTQVLEIIKAIYRLNYSIKGKEVVLH, encoded by the coding sequence ATGTTTAGAAGAACCGGGCCGAAACGCTATGATCTGGATAGTGATGCACATCTGCACAATGAGCAAGCTATGGAGGCTATTGAGCTGGAAATGCTCAACAATATTCATGAGCAGATAGGTTATCGCCCCAGGTTTTTCTCTGCCGCAAAAATCAGGTATGCTGTAGCGGCTTCGGTGTTACTGATATGTGTTGGGGCTTGGTTCTTCATCAATAGTTTATATAGTTCAGGCAAAGTGCTAACGGCTTCTGCGCAAAACGGGCATATGGCTACCATTAGTTTGCCAGATGGCTCAACCGTGTGGCTTAACTCGGGATCGACCATCAGCTATCCGTCTAAATTTTCAAAGCAAAGAGAAGTACAACTGCTTAACGGTGAGGCTTTTTTCCAGATTAAGCATGATGAGCAGCATCCTTTCATAGTACACTATGGCAACCTGCATACCCAGGTATTGGGTACCAGCTTTAACATTAAGTACTATAAAAAGTTGAATGATGTGCGGGTTACCGTGGTAACCGGTTTGGTAGCGGTTGGCGATAAGACCAAAAGCTTCGGCCTGCTGCAACCCAATAAAGAACTGATCTATCACCAGCAGCAAAAAAAATACGACACCAGAACGGTAAACGCTGCCAAGGTAGCCGCCTGGCGCAACCGCGAGGTAAACTTATATGATGTGCCTTTTGAAGACCTGGTGCTGAACATTGAAAATAGTTACAACGTCAGGCTCAATTACAACCGTCGGCAAATGAAGGATGTGGTGGTTACCATTCACTTTTCATCTGCCGATGATATGACGCAGGTGCTCGAAATTATCAAAGCCATCTACCGGCTCAATTATAGCATAAAAGGAAAGGAGGTGGTATTGCACTAA
- a CDS encoding RNA polymerase sigma factor — protein sequence MQTEQDLIAKIKSGDIKAFDEFYRRNWRLLYHMAYQATRSSADAKDLVQTVFINFWGIRETLSVERYHASYLTIAIKNAIANFFKKDASRRKTLEQVLTEIGKKPTPENPVEDRLIAKQTAITLDQHIHLLPEKMQQVFILSRQQYLSVNEISALLNISPQTVKNQLTNALKILRTKMEAA from the coding sequence ATGCAGACCGAACAGGATTTGATCGCAAAAATTAAAAGTGGCGACATTAAAGCCTTTGATGAATTTTACCGCAGAAACTGGAGATTGCTCTATCACATGGCCTACCAGGCCACCCGGTCATCCGCAGATGCCAAAGACCTGGTGCAAACCGTATTTATTAATTTCTGGGGCATCAGAGAAACATTGAGCGTGGAGCGCTATCATGCCTCCTACCTCACAATCGCTATAAAAAATGCTATTGCCAACTTCTTTAAAAAAGATGCATCCAGAAGAAAAACATTGGAACAGGTACTTACCGAGATCGGTAAAAAACCAACACCGGAAAACCCGGTTGAAGACCGCCTGATTGCCAAGCAAACCGCTATAACTCTTGACCAGCATATTCATTTGCTACCTGAAAAAATGCAGCAGGTATTTATTTTATCGCGCCAGCAGTACCTCTCTGTAAATGAGATCTCAGCGCTCTTAAATATTAGTCCGCAAACGGTTAAAAATCAGCTTACCAACGCACTCAAAATCTTACGGACTAAAATGGAGGCAGCTTAG